A region from the Wolbachia endosymbiont (group A) of Rhinocyllus conicus genome encodes:
- a CDS encoding invasion associated locus B family protein, with translation MRSFFIFLIFFSIGAFASVSDVQLKEKYKDWLVYTASEDGEKVCYIVSYPKTKSEHYTTNRKPYVMVSYVDKKADEVSVTSGFQYDKEPVALNIDKKIKYTLPIIQGSFAWAEHTKIDQDLILKMKQGLSMVVNGKTKTVTIDDTYSLLGFQKAYQKMHDLCHTK, from the coding sequence ATGCGTAGTTTTTTTATATTTCTAATATTTTTTTCAATAGGCGCTTTTGCATCGGTTAGTGATGTGCAATTGAAGGAAAAATACAAAGACTGGCTTGTATATACTGCATCAGAAGATGGAGAGAAAGTGTGTTACATTGTATCTTACCCTAAGACAAAAAGCGAGCATTATACAACCAATCGCAAGCCGTATGTAATGGTCAGTTATGTTGATAAAAAAGCAGATGAGGTAAGCGTTACCTCTGGTTTTCAGTATGATAAGGAGCCTGTAGCTCTCAATATCGACAAAAAAATTAAATATACACTGCCTATAATACAGGGAAGTTTTGCGTGGGCAGAGCATACAAAAATAGATCAAGATCTCATTCTAAAAATGAAGCAGGGATTATCAATGGTAGTTAATGGAAAAACAAAAACAGTGACCATTGATGATACTTATTCCCTACTTGGTTTTCAAAAAGCGTATCAAAAAATGCATGATTTATGTCATACAAAGTAA
- a CDS encoding nitroreductase family protein, translated as MNYLCTIKLKMISKQDLLSLMKARHSGRSYDTTRAISQEDMDILMEAVRLTPSCFGDEPWRYVICNKQNNQSAWEKLLNCLDESNQKWAKDAQVLIISLSAKNFRKSDKGENFWANHDTGAANYALMLQAAAMNLMAHQMGGFDRDKIVERFNISDDFNVMSVIAVGYEEEGAETSKKKRRPIEEIFFYDEWPRS; from the coding sequence ATGAATTATTTATGCACTATTAAATTAAAAATGATAAGTAAACAAGATCTATTATCGTTGATGAAAGCAAGACACAGCGGACGTTCATACGATACTACAAGAGCAATATCTCAGGAAGACATGGATATTTTAATGGAAGCTGTAAGGCTGACTCCCTCATGTTTTGGTGATGAACCTTGGAGATATGTGATATGCAACAAACAGAACAATCAAAGCGCATGGGAAAAGCTGCTAAATTGTCTTGATGAATCTAATCAAAAATGGGCAAAAGATGCACAAGTGTTAATCATATCTCTAAGCGCTAAGAATTTCCGTAAATCTGACAAAGGTGAAAATTTTTGGGCTAATCACGATACTGGTGCAGCAAATTATGCACTTATGCTACAGGCTGCAGCTATGAACTTAATGGCTCATCAAATGGGTGGATTTGATAGAGATAAAATAGTAGAAAGATTCAACATATCCGATGATTTTAATGTAATGTCAGTGATAGCGGTTGGTTACGAAGAAGAGGGCGCTGAAACAAGTAAGAAAAAAAGGAGACCAATAGAAGAAATATTTTTTTATGATGAGTGGCCAAGGTCCTGA
- the dnaN gene encoding DNA polymerase III subunit beta has translation MSEVAGVDTEIKKQNSVCEQMRFSVSRTSLLNTLSRVSGVVERRNAIDVLACINIKAQHGSIKLMATDLDISMFASLAATVLTEGEVKISAHTLHDIVKKLPADLDVNFEVNNQRKLLMSCGNANFSLPNVVSSSFPALEEDNYKHDFILLNTDLIDLLTKTKFAVSLDDTRYNLNGIYLHTDEQFLYCVATDGHRLSCIKRPKPGNINGEFGVIIPRKTVMELLKILDDCNEINVKLSDRKIKFTCGEYILISKLIDGTFPNYKAVIPASQDKHMIIESKKLSDVIDRVSVVVSDKVKSIKFSLQEKLLTLHSNSQECNDATESIEVDYNEAPIEIGFNSRYLLDVLSCIKNKCKFSLADGNSATIITDEDDSSVLYVVMPMRT, from the coding sequence ATGTCAGAGGTTGCAGGTGTAGATACAGAAATCAAAAAGCAAAATTCTGTGTGCGAGCAGATGCGTTTTAGCGTGAGCCGTACAAGTCTTTTAAATACATTATCCAGAGTAAGTGGAGTGGTTGAAAGGCGTAATGCAATAGATGTTTTGGCATGTATAAATATCAAAGCACAACACGGCAGCATAAAATTAATGGCAACTGATCTTGACATTTCAATGTTTGCCTCACTTGCTGCAACCGTATTAACAGAAGGAGAAGTAAAAATTTCAGCGCATACTTTACATGACATAGTGAAGAAGTTACCCGCTGATTTGGATGTCAATTTTGAAGTAAACAACCAAAGAAAATTATTGATGTCTTGCGGAAATGCAAACTTTTCTTTACCGAATGTAGTTTCAAGCAGCTTTCCTGCTCTTGAAGAAGACAATTATAAACATGATTTTATTCTACTAAATACGGACCTGATAGACTTATTAACTAAAACAAAATTTGCTGTATCACTAGATGATACAAGGTATAATTTAAATGGAATATATCTACATACAGACGAGCAGTTTCTGTACTGCGTTGCAACTGATGGTCACCGTTTATCATGTATAAAGAGACCAAAGCCTGGGAACATCAATGGCGAATTTGGTGTGATCATTCCACGTAAAACTGTTATGGAGCTGTTAAAAATATTGGACGACTGTAATGAAATTAATGTAAAACTCTCAGACAGAAAAATCAAGTTTACATGCGGTGAATATATTCTAATATCAAAATTAATAGATGGGACTTTTCCAAATTATAAAGCAGTTATTCCAGCATCTCAAGATAAGCATATGATTATTGAAAGTAAAAAACTTTCAGATGTTATAGATCGAGTTTCCGTTGTTGTATCTGATAAAGTAAAATCCATTAAATTCTCACTACAAGAAAAGCTGCTGACTCTGCATTCAAACTCTCAAGAGTGCAATGATGCAACTGAATCCATAGAAGTGGACTACAATGAAGCCCCTATAGAAATAGGGTTTAACTCGCGTTATTTACTTGATGTTCTATCCTGCATAAAAAATAAATGTAAGTTTAGCTTAGCCGATGGTAATAGTGCTACAATTATCACTGATGAAGACGATTCAAGTGTATTATATGTAGTGATGCCAATGAGAACTTAA
- a CDS encoding RNA polymerase factor sigma-32 encodes MLTPMASLCVDSRTNLMQYIARVQKFPMLSQEEEVRLAKNWNQYKDISSAHKLITSHLNLVVKIAMKFKNYGLLLMDLVMEGNMGLMHAVKKFNPDLGFRFSTYAVWWIEASIKDFILKSWSFVKIGTTQAQRRLFFSLRKIKKRILQYTNRETLSNEEIKAISNELSVSEGDVLQMNYRLACKDQSLNDCIKIGDDSKRELQDMIPCNLVSQEVTYQNHEEKELKETILNNALASLNERARDIFISRYLSENTQTLDELSKKYCVSRERIRQLAEQAMAKVKQYIQSESLKFGLHA; translated from the coding sequence ATGTTGACCCCAATGGCAAGCTTATGTGTTGATAGCAGAACCAATCTCATGCAATATATTGCTAGAGTGCAAAAATTTCCTATGCTGTCTCAAGAGGAAGAGGTACGATTAGCAAAAAATTGGAACCAATATAAGGATATTTCTTCTGCTCATAAATTGATTACCAGCCATTTGAATTTGGTAGTGAAAATTGCAATGAAATTCAAAAATTATGGACTATTGTTGATGGACCTGGTCATGGAAGGGAATATGGGTTTAATGCATGCAGTAAAAAAGTTTAATCCTGATTTAGGGTTTCGTTTTTCAACTTATGCAGTGTGGTGGATTGAAGCTTCAATAAAAGACTTTATATTGAAATCTTGGTCGTTCGTGAAAATAGGCACAACGCAAGCACAAAGAAGATTATTTTTTAGTTTACGTAAAATAAAAAAAAGAATTTTACAGTATACAAACAGAGAGACTTTAAGCAATGAAGAAATAAAAGCAATATCTAATGAGCTTTCTGTATCCGAAGGAGATGTTCTGCAGATGAATTACCGTTTGGCTTGTAAGGATCAGTCGCTAAACGATTGCATAAAAATAGGTGATGACTCTAAAAGGGAGTTGCAAGATATGATCCCATGTAACTTGGTCAGTCAAGAAGTAACCTATCAGAATCATGAAGAAAAAGAATTAAAAGAAACAATTTTAAACAATGCACTAGCGAGCCTCAATGAAAGGGCAAGAGACATTTTTATCAGTAGATATTTGTCTGAAAACACTCAAACTCTAGATGAACTTAGTAAAAAATATTGTGTTTCAAGAGAAAGAATAAGACAGTTGGCTGAGCAGGCGATGGCTAAGGTAAAACAATATATACAATCAGAAAGTTTGAAATTTGGTTTGCATGCGTAG
- the dapF gene encoding diaminopimelate epimerase — protein MSGQGPENFIKMHGTGNNFVIIDSRSTNNLDWNYRQIADQSSCDQVIIITMSNAADCFIHIYNADGSRAEMCGNAARCVGYLIMSEKGTEYITIELVNKRILECFKVGDKSIKVNMGKPLLKWHEIPLSTECDTLHLPIELEMLKDPVAVNIGNPHIVFFVDNISEIPLRNLGPKLENHVLFPQKINISIAQVEKSGEIALRVWERGTGITASCGSAACAALVASTLRGYLTAQQTSVDLPGGKLLIEWANNVFMTGDIGFL, from the coding sequence ATGAGTGGCCAAGGTCCTGAAAATTTTATCAAAATGCACGGCACTGGTAACAACTTCGTTATCATAGACTCACGTTCAACAAACAATTTAGACTGGAACTATAGACAAATTGCTGATCAAAGCAGTTGTGATCAAGTGATAATTATAACAATGTCTAATGCTGCAGACTGCTTTATACATATCTATAATGCTGATGGTAGTCGAGCTGAAATGTGCGGAAACGCAGCACGCTGTGTTGGATATTTGATAATGTCAGAAAAAGGTACTGAGTATATCACTATTGAGCTGGTAAACAAACGCATTTTAGAGTGTTTTAAAGTTGGTGATAAATCCATAAAGGTTAACATGGGTAAACCTTTGCTAAAATGGCATGAAATTCCCTTGTCTACTGAGTGTGACACTCTTCACTTACCTATAGAGCTTGAAATGCTAAAAGATCCTGTTGCAGTAAATATTGGTAACCCTCATATAGTTTTTTTTGTTGATAACATAAGTGAAATACCATTGCGAAATTTAGGACCAAAGCTAGAAAATCACGTACTATTTCCTCAGAAAATTAATATTAGTATTGCACAAGTTGAAAAGTCTGGAGAAATAGCTTTAAGAGTTTGGGAAAGAGGTACAGGCATTACTGCATCATGCGGTAGTGCAGCCTGTGCAGCACTTGTTGCATCCACACTACGTGGATATCTGACTGCCCAACAGACTTCAGTAGATTTACCAGGAGGTAAGTTATTAATCGAATGGGCAAATAACGTATTCATGACCGGTGATATAGGATTTTTGTGA